From the Lolium rigidum isolate FL_2022 chromosome 2, APGP_CSIRO_Lrig_0.1, whole genome shotgun sequence genome, one window contains:
- the LOC124685987 gene encoding protein G1-like9 codes for MEPAPGEGSSTPEEAGPSSSSAPVEKAEEPKQQAQPPEGGRQQAVVQEHLQPQPLSQQPPVPAGLSRYESQKRRDWNTFLNYLRNHKPPLTLPRCSGAHVIEFLKYLDQFGKTKVHADGCAYFGQPNPPAPCACPLRQAWGSLDALIGRLRAAYEESGGRPESNPFAARAVRIYLREVREAQAKARGIPYEKKKRKRGSTAAPAAPPPVVTAAEAAGTSGGGEDDDDEPTQSTEQRQTTPASPATPPTRSSSAGGTSTTPAAAATTTTTTRGKEAAEGSA; via the coding sequence ATGGAGCCAGCTCCCGGTGAGGGATCAAGCACGCCGGAGGAGGCTGGACCCTCCTCATCCTCGGCTCCCGTTGAGAAGGCAGAAGAACCGAAGCAACAGGCGCAACCGCCTGAAGGAGGACGGCAACAAGCCGTAGTGCAGGAGCACCTACAGCCGCAGCCTCTGTCGCAGCAGCCGCCGGTGCCGGCGGGGCTGAGCCGGTACGAGTCGCAGAAGCGGCGCGACTGGAACACGTTCCTGAATTATCTGCGCAACCACAAGCCGCCGCTGACGCTGCCCCGGTGCAGCGGCGCGCACGTCATCGAGTTCCTCAAGTACCTCGACCAGTTCGGCAAGACTAAGGTACACGCCGACGGCTGCGCCTACTTCGGCCAGCCCAACCCGCCGGCGCCGTGCGCGTGCCCTCTTCGGCAGGCATGGGGCAGCCTCGACGCGCTCATCGGACGCCTCCGCGCCGCCTACGAGGAGTCCGGCGGCCGCCCCGAGTCCAACCCCTTCGCCGCGCGCGCCGTGCGCATCTACCTACGCGAGGTGCGCGAGGCGCAGGCCAAGGCGCGCGGGATCCCCTACGAAAAGAAGAAGCGAAAGCGCGGGAGCACTGCCGCCCCCGCGGCACCGCCTCCCGTCGTTACCGCTGCAGAGGCGGCAGGGACGTCGGGAggcggcgaggacgacgacgacgagccgaCACAGTCTACTGAGCAACGCCAGACGACGCCGGCATCTCCTGCTACTCCGCCAACTCGAAGTAGTAGCGCGGGCGGTACCAGCACTACCCCAGCGGCGGCAGCCACCACAACAACGACGACGAGGGGGAAGGAAGCGGCAGAAGGATCAGCGTGA